In the Vitis vinifera cultivar Pinot Noir 40024 chromosome 2, ASM3070453v1 genome, one interval contains:
- the LOC100261359 gene encoding pentatricopeptide repeat-containing protein At5g48910 yields MNSTIFTSTTSLWPPSSFFPCKTMQDLKQLHAQMIKTAQIRDPLAAAELLRFSAVSDHRDLDYARKIFRSMHRPNCFSYNTLIRALSESNDPCDALLVFIEMVEDCSVEPNCFTFPSVFKACGRAERLREGRQVHGLAVKFGLDSDEFVVSNVVRMYLSCGVMEDAHRLFYRRVFVDGCDGIRDKKRRVDGDVVLWNVMIDGYVRIGELEVARNLFDEMPQRSVVSWNVMIAGYAQSGHFKEAVEVFREMQMAEVPPNYVTLVSVLPAMSRLGALELGKWVHLYAVRNNIGVDDVLGSALIDMYAKCGSIEKALQVFEGLPKRNVVTWSTIIAGLAMHGRAKDTLDHFEDMERAGVMPSDVTYIGLLSACSHAGLVNEGRWFFDHMVRVSGLEPRIEHYGCMVDLLGRAGLLEESEELILNMPIKPDDVIWKALLGACKMHGNVEMGKRVAEHLMELAPHDSGSYVALSNIYASLGNWEGVAKVRLMMKEMDVRKDPGCSWIELDGVIHEFLVEDDSHPKSKKIHSMLQEMSRNLILVGYRPNTTQVLTNMDEEDKESSLNYHSEKIAIAFGLISTQPQTPLRITKNLRICEDCHSSIKLISKIYKRKIIVRDRKRFHHFVNGSCSCMDYW; encoded by the coding sequence ATGAATTCAACAATCTTCACATCCACAACCTCACTATGGCCTCCATCTTCTTTCTTCCCATGCAAAACCATGCAAGACTTGAAGCAACTCCATGCCCAGATGATCAAGACCGCCCAAATTCGAGACCCACTCGCCGCTGCCGAACTCCTCCGCTTCTCCGCCGTCTCCGACCACCGTGATCTCGACTACGCCCGCAAGATTTTCCGAAGCATGCACCGACCCAACTGCTTCTCCTACAACACCCTCATAAGAGCTCTGTCCGAGAGCAACGACCCATGTGATGCCTTGCTGGTGTTCATTGAAATGGTTGAAGATTGCAGTGTGGAGCCCAATTGCTTCACATTTCCTTCTGTTTTTAAGGCTTGTGGTAGAGCTGAGAGGCTCCGAGAAGGGAGGCAGGTTCATGGGTTGGCGGTGAAATTTGGACTTGATAGTGATGAATTTGTGGTTAGTAATGTTGTTAGGATGTATTTGAGTTGTGGGGTTATGGAGGATGCTCATAGGTTGTTCTACAGAAGGGTTTTTGTTGATGGGTGTGATGGAATTAGAGATAAGAAGAGGAGGGTTGATGGGGATGTTGTTTTGTGGAATGTCATGATTGATGGGTATGTGAGAATTGGGGAGCTTGAGGTTGCTAGGAatttgtttgatgaaatgcctCAAAGAAGTGTAGTCTCTTGGAATGTGATGATAGCGGGGTATGCACAAAGCGGGCATTTCAAAGAGGCGGTGGAGGTGTTTCGCGAGATGCAGATGGCTGAGGTGCCCCCGAATTATGTGACTTTGGTTAGTGTTCTCCCCGCCATGTCCCGGCTTGGGGCGCTTGAGTTGGGGAAGTGGGTGCATTTGTATGCTGTGAGGAACAACATTGGGGTTGATGATGTGCTTGGGTCTGCGCTAATTGATATGTATGCCAAGTGTGGGAGCATTGAGAAGGCACTGCAGGTCTTTGAGGGGTTACCAAAAAGGAATGTGGTCACATGGAGTACTATTATTGCAGGGCTTGCGATGCATGGTCGAGCAAAAGATACACTCGATCACTTTGAGGATATGGAACGGGCTGGAGTTATGCCCAGCGATGTCACATATATCGGTCTCTTGAGTGCATGTAGCCATGCAGGTTTAGTCAATGAGGGTAGATGGTTTTTTGACCACATGGTTAGGGTATCTGGCTTAGAACCAAGGATTGAACATTACGGTTGCATGGTTGATCTATTAGGTCGAGCTGGTCTTTTAGAAGAGTCTGAAGAGCTTATACTGAACATGCCGATTAAACCTGATGATGTGATATGGAAGGCCTTGCTTGGTGCTTGTAAGATGCATGGAAATGTTGAGATGGGTAAACGTGTTGCAGAGCATCTGATGGAGTTGGCTCCTCATGACAGTGGCTCCTATGTGGCCCTGTCAAATATATATGCCTCTTTGGGAAATTGGGAAGGGGTTGCTAAAGTGAGGTTGATGATGAAGGAGATGGACGTAAGGAAAGACCCAGGGTGTAGTTGGATTGAGCTTGATGGAGTGATTCATGAGTTCCTTGTGGAAGATGATTCCCATCCCAAATCCAAAAAGATCCATTCAATGTTGCAGGAGATGTCAAGAAATTTGATATTGGTAGGCTATAGGCCAAACACTACACAAGTCTTGACCAACATGGATGAAGAAGACAAAGAAAGCTCCTTAAACTATCATAGTGAAAAGATTGCGATTGCTTTTGGCTTAATCAGCACACAGCCACAAACACCACTTCGGATTACTAAGAACCTTCGCATATGTGAAGATTGTCACTCTTCAATAAAACTAAtctcaaaaatatataaacgGAAGATCATTGTAAGGGACCGAAAGCGCTTTCATCATTTTGTGAATGGCTCATGTTCTTGTATGGATTATTGGTAA